TGCCTCCTGAGCAGCATCGATGGTGTCCGAACCGAATCTCGTCCGAGTAGGAGCACCCATCGATGACTGCCACCGCCGCCGGCTCGCCCCGGCTCCGCACCGACGACGCCCTGCTGCGTCTGGCCCTGCGCCTCGACGCCGTCCTGACCGCCGCGTTCGGCTTGGTCGTCGCCGTGCTCGCCGGCCCGCTGTCCTCGCTGACCGGCCTGACCCCGACCGTCACCTTCGTCGTGGGCACCGCGCTGGTGCTCTATGGCGCCGTCGTGTTTGCCTTGGCGCGGTTGCGTGACGTGCGCGCCGCCGGGATCGGGGTGATCGTCGCGAACCTGGCCTGCACCGTCGGCGCGGTGCTGGTGGTCGTCGAGGGCTTGGCCCCGCTGACCGGCATCGGGATCGCCGCGGCGCTGGCCTGCGCCGCCTACACCGCGTTCTTCGCGGGCCTGCAGTACCTCGGAGTGCGCCGTCTGGCGTGACTCCCGCCGCCCGGTGCGGTGGCGCGACGCCGTTAGAGGTTACGGCGAAGCGCCCCGCACCGGTTCTCCCATGTTCAGAGCTTGCGCAGCCGCAACCGGTTGATCGAATGATCGGAGTCCTTGCGCAACACCAGGGTTGCCCGCGGCCGCGTCGGCAGAATGTTCTCGATCAGGTTGGGCCGGTTGATCGAATGCCAGATGTCGCGCGCGGCGAACACCGCCTGTTCGTCGGTCAGCGTCGAGTAGCTGTGGAAGTGCGACTGCGGATTGGCGAAGGCGCCGGCGCGCATCGACAGGAACCGCGACACGTACCACTGCTCGATGTCCTCGATGCGGGCGTCGACGTAGACCGAGAAATCGAACAGGTCCGACACCATCAGGGTGGGGCCGGTCTGCAGGACGTTGAGGCCCTCGAGCACCAGGATGTCCGGGTGGCGGACCATCTGCTTCTCGCCGGGAACAATGTCGTAGAGCAGGTGCGAATACACCGGGGCGCAGGCCACCTCGGCGCCCGATTTCACCGTCGTCACGAAGCGCATCAGGGCGCGGCGGTCGTAGCTTTCCGGGAAGCCCTTGCGGTGCATGATGTTCCGCCGGGACAGCTCGGCGTTGGGGTAAAGGAACCCGTCGGTGGTGACCAGGTCCACCCGGGCGTGGTTGCCCCACCGGGCCAGCAGGGCCTGCAGCACACGCGCGGTGGTGGACTTGCCCACCGCCACGCTGCCGGCGACGCCGATGATGAACGGGACCGGCCGGTCCGGGTTCTGGTCGGACTCGCCGAGGAACTCCGCCGTCGCGGCGAACAATCGCTGGCGGGCGGCCACCTGCAGGTGGATCAGCCGGGCCAGCGGCAGATAGACCTCTTCGACCTCGAGCAGGTCCAACTGCTCGCCCAGACCCCGCAGCCCCAGGACCTCTTCCTCGGTCAACTTGAGCGGCGTCGACATACGCAGCGCTCGCCATTGCTTTCGGTCGAACTCCACGTACGGGCTCGGCTCGCTCAGCCGCGACATGGCCCCAAGTCTTGCAGCACTGGTCACGCGGTGTGCGTGTGGGTGTCGCCCAGCACAGGTGCGGCTACCGTTGAACGCTATGGAACCCGCTTCGTTGATCCGCGAGTACCTGCTGCTCGGCCTGCGCTTCGACCGCATCGAAGAGGGCTACGTGGACTCGTTCACCGGCGACCCCGCGCTGCGTCGCCAGGTCGCCGACGAGCCCGCGCCCGAGGCCGCCGACCTGGCCCGACAGGCCCAGCGGCTGCTGGCCGCGCTGCCCGAGGTGCCGCGGCGCGACGGCTTCGACGAAACCCGCGCGGCGTACCTGGGGGCGCACTTGCGCGCCCTGGAATGCGCGGCGCGCAAGTTCGCCGGGACCGACGTCGGGTTCGTCGACGAGGTCCGCGCCTACTTCGACGTCGACATCAGCAAGGGCGACCAGGACCGATACCGCGAGGCGCACGCCCGGCTGGACGAGGTGCTGGGCGGGACCGGATCGCTCGTCGAGCGGATGGAGGCCGACCGGCGCGCCGACGAGATTCCCCCGGAGCGGCTCGGCGAGTGCATCGCGGCGTTCTCCAGCGCCCTGCGCGACCGGGTCCGCGCGGAATTCCCGCTGCCCGAGCGCGAGACCGTCGACTACGAGATCGTCACCGACAAGCCCTGGTCGGGATTCAACTACTACCACGGCGATTACCGCTCGACGGTGGCCGTCAACGCCGACCTCAAGCAGCAGATGGCCAACCTGCCCTCGCTCGTCGCGCACGAGTCCTATCCCGGCCACCACACCGAGCACTGCCGCAAGGAGGCCGGGCTGGTCGAGGCGCTCGGTCAGCAGGAACAGACCATCTTCCTGGTCAACACCCCGCAGTGCCTGATGGCCGAGGGCCTGGCTGACCTGGCGCTGTACGCGGCGATCGGCCCGGAGTGGGGGAGCTGGGCCGCGGAGATCTACGCCGACCTGGGCCTGCGGTTCGACGCCGAACGGGCCCAAGCCATCTCGGCGGCCCGCGCCACCCTGGCCGACGTGCGCCAGGACGCGGCGCTGATGTTGCACGACGAACATCGCGACATCGATGACGTCGTCGCCTACGTGCGGCGGTGGCTGCTGGTCGACGAGACCCGCGCCCGGCAGATGATGCGGTTCCTGTCCTCGCCGCTGTGGCGCGCCTACACCAGCACCTACGTCGAGGGATATCGGCTGCTGCGGCCGTGGCTCGACGAGCGGCCCGACGGGGTGACCCTGACGCAGCGTTTCGGCCGGCTGTTGGACGAGCCGCTGATTCCCTCGACCCTGCGCGCCGCGGCCTGAGCACCGAATTTGGTCGGCCGGGGCCGAGGTTTAGGCTTGGACCATGACTGCAGACTCGACCGTTTCCAGCTCGACCGCCGCCCCGGGTGCGGAGTACGCGGAGACCGCGAGCGCCGCGTACCGCGCCGCGTTGGAGGTCATCGAGTCGGTGGAGCCTCGCGTCGCCGCGGCCACCCGCAAGGAGCTCGCGGATCAGCGTGACTCGCTCAAGCTGATCGCCAGTGAGAACTACGCCTCGCCGGCGGTGCTGCTGACCATGGGGACCTGGTTCTCGGACAAGTACGCCGAGGGCACCGTCGGGCACCGCTTCTACGCCGCGTGCCAGAACGTCGACACCGTGGAGGCGCTGGCCGCCGAGCACGCGCGCGAGCTGTTCGGCGCGCCGTACGCCTACGCGCAGCCGCACTCCGGGATCGACGCCAACCTGGTGGCCTACTGGGCCATCCTGGCCACCCGGGTGGAGGCGCCGGGGCTGGCCGAACTGGGCGCCAAGCACGTCAACGACCTGTCGGAGGCCGACTGGGAGAAGCTGCGGGCCAAGCTGGGTAACCAGCGGCTTCTGGGGATGTCGCTGGACACCGGCGGGCACCTCACCCACGGCTTCCGGCCCAACATCTCCGGCAAGATGTTCCACCAGCGCCAGTACGGCACCGACCCGGCCACCGGGTTCATCGACTACGACGCCGTGGCCGCGGCCGCGCGCGAGTTCAAGCCGCTGGTGCTCGTCGCCGGTTATTCGGCCTACCCGCGGCGGGTCAACTTCGCCAAGATGCGCGAGATCGCCGACGAGGTCGGCGCCACCCTGATGGTCGACATGGCGCACTTCGCCGGCCTGGTGGCGGGCAAGGTGTTCACCGGCGACGAGGACCCGGTGCCCCACGCGCACGTCACCACCACGACGACGCACAAGTCGCTGCGCGGTCCGCGCGGTGGCCTGGTGCTGGCCACCGAGGAGTACGCGCCGGCGGTCGACAAGGGCTGCCCGATGGTGCTCGGCGGCCCGCTGTCGCACGTCATGGCGGCCAAGGCCGTCGCGCTGGCCGAGGCCCGTCGCCCCGAGTTCCGGTCCTACGCCCAGGCCGTCGCCGACAACGCGCAGGCCCTGGCCGACGGGTTCCTCAAGCGGGACGGGGCCCTGGTCACCGGAGGCACCGACAACCACCTGGTGCTCCTGGACGTGACGTCGTTCGGCCTGACCGGGCGGCAGGCGGAATCCGCGCTGCTGGACGCCGGCATCGTCACCAACCGCAACGCCGTGCCCGCCGACCCGAACGGGGCCTGGTACACCAGCGGGATCCGGTTGGGTACGCCCGCGCTGACCACGCGCGGTTTCGGGGCCGACGACTTCGACCGGGTGGCCGAGTTGGTGGTCGACGTGCTGAAGAACACCCAGCCCCAGGGCACCTCGAAGGCCAAGTACACGCTGGCCGACGGCACCGCCGAGCGGGTGCACTCCGCGGCCGCCGAGTTGTTGGCCGCCAACCCGCTGTACCCGGGCCTGACCCTGTAGGTCCGGCCGCGTGCCGGTTGCCGCCGAGATCGACGTTTTGCCGTCGGCCACTCGCACAAACCCGCCCAAACTGACGTTTGGGTGGGAAGAGGGCACGAAGGTGGGGGTCGATTTCAAGGAACGTGTGAACTCGGGTTACAGTTAGTTTCATGGCTGAGTTTCCCGTTGCCAACGCCTTGACGCTCGAGCTGGAGCCGGTGGTCGCAGAGAATCTGCAGCGCCACCTCGACACCGCCGAAGAGTGGTTTGCCCACGACTATGTGCCGTTCGAACAGGGCGAGAACTTCGCCTTCCTGGGCGGCCGCGACTGGGATCCGTCGCAGCAGACGCTGCCGCAGCCCGTCGTCGACGCCTGCGAGATCCTGCAGATCACCAAGGACAACCTCGCCGGCTACCACCGCGAGCTGGTAGAGCACTTCATCCTGGAGTGGAAGTGGGGCCGGTTCATCGGCCGCTGGACCGCCGAGGAGCATCTGCACGCCATCGTGATGCGCAACTACCTGGTGGTCACCCGCAACTTCGACCCGACGGCCAACGAGGACGTCCGCGTCGACCACGTGATGAACAAGGGCTACCGGGCCAGTTCGTTCACCCAGATCGAGACCCTGGTGTTCATGGCGTTCTTCGAGCGCAGCTGGGCGGTCTTCTGCCGGCGCACCGCCGAGCAGACCGAGGAGCCGGTGCTGAAGTCGCTGCTGGAGCGGATCGCGGTGGACGAGGAGCGCCACGAGCTGTTCTTCGGCAACCTGGTGCGCTGGTGCCTGCAGTACGACGAGGCCGAGACGGTGGCGGCGGTCGCGCGGCGCGCCAAGGAGCTGCAGGTTCCCGGTGCCGACATCGACGCCTTCGCGGGCAAGGTCGCCAACGTCGCCGAAGCCGGCATCTTCGGACCCGAGCAGCTGCGCCAGGTGATCTCCGACCAGATCACCGCCTTCGGGCTGGCCGACCGCGCGGAACTCCGCGAGTTCATCTGCGCGTAACCGTGTCTCGGCGCGCCTGACCCCGCGCCATGGCGTTGCGGGAGTAGCGTCATTTCCGATGGCTAGCGACATGCTCTGCTATCCGGGCGGTATCTCCCGTAGCGACTACGGCAGGACCGGCCCCGGTCCTGATGCCGCTGCGCCCGCTGACAATTCCTCCGCGGGGCCGCGTGGGTCGAGGAGCGCCTCGTGAGTGATTCACCGAAGGCTCAGTCGGACATCTCGCCGGAAGGACTGCGGACCTACGTCCTGGACACGTCCGTCCTGCTGTCCGACCCCTGGGCGGCGACCCGGTTCGCCGAGCATCAGGTTGTCGTACCGCTCGTCGTGATCAGCGAGTTGGAGGCCAAGCGCCATCATCACGAACTCGGCTGGTTCGCGCGTCAGGCGTTGCGCATGTTCGACGACCTGCGACTGGAGCACGGGCGCCTCGACCAACCCATTCCCGTTGGGACACAGGGTGGTTCGTTGCACGTCGAGCTCAACCACAGCGACCCCAACGTGCTGCCCGCCGGCTTCCGGACCGATACCAACGACGCGCGCATCCTGACCTGTGCGGCCAACCTTGCCGCCGAGGGTAAGCGGGTCACGCTGGTCAGCAAGGACATCCCGCTGCGGGTCAAGGCCGGTGCCGTCGGCCTGGCTGCCGACGAATATCGCGCCCAGGACGTCATCACCTCCGGCTGGACCGGGATGACCGAACTCGACGTGGTGGCAGACGAGGTCGACACGCTGTTCGCCGACGGCGAGATCGACCTGGAGCAGGCGCGAGACCTGCCCTGCCACACCGGAGTTCGGCTGCTCGGTGGTACCTCACACGCCCTGGGGCGGGTCACCGCCGAGAAGCGGGTGCAACTGGTGCGCGGCGATCGCGAGGTGTTCGGGCTGCGCGGCCGCTCCGCCGAACAGCGGGTGGCGCTCGACCTGCTGCTCGACGAGTCGGTGGGCATCGTCTCGCTCGGCGGCAAGGCCGGCACCGGCAAGTCCGCGCTGGCCCTGTGCGCCGGCCTGGAGGCCGTGCTGGAGCGGCGCACCCAGCGCAAGGTCGTGGTCTTCCGTCCGCTCTACGCCGTCGGCGGCCAGGATCTCGGCTACCTGCCCGGCAGTGAGAGCGAGAAGATGGGGCCGTGGGCCCAGGCCGTGTTCGACACGCTCGAAGGCCTGGCCAGCCCGGCGGTCCTCGAGGAGGTGCTGGCCCGCGGGATGCTGGAAGTGCTGCCGCTGACCCACATCCGCGGCCGCTCGCTGCACGACTCGTTCGTCATCGTCGACGAGGCGCAGTCCCTGGAGCGCAACGTCCTGCTGACCGTGCTGTCCCGGCTGGGCACCGGTTCGCGGGTGGTGCTCACCCACGACGTCGCGCAGCGGGACAACCTGCGGGTCGGCCGTCACGACGGGGTCGCCGCGGTCATCGAGAAGCTCAAGGGCCATCCGCTGTTCGCGCACATCACCCTGCTGCGTAGCGAGCGGTCACCGATCGCCGCGCTGGTGACCGAGATGCTCGAAGAGATCACCCCCGGCGCCCTGCCCTGAGTGATTTCGGAGTGTTTTGCCACGCTGGGCGTGGCAAAACACGCCGAAATCCCCGGCGGGTGGGGATGATTTAGCCGCCATGCATTCGACCATCGCGATCACCCTGACCGCCATGGTGTTCGGCTATGCCGTCGTCTCGGCGGTGGTCAAGCGGTGGTACGTGGCCCCCGCGCTGATCTTCCTGCTGGTCGGGATGCTCCTGGGTCCCTCCGGGCTGGGTGTGCTGCCCGACAGCGACGACGCCGACACCTTCACCGTCCTGGCTCAGCTGGCACTGACGGTCATCCTGTTCAACCAGGCCGCCGAACTCGGCAAGGTGCGCGGTCGGCTCACCGGCCGACTGCTGCTCATCGGCATCCCGCTCACGTTGGTCCTCGGCACGGTGACCGCGTTGGTGTTCCTGCCCGTGCTGCCGGTCTGGGAGGCCGTCTGCCTGGCCGCGATCCTGGCGCCGACCGAGGTCGCGTTGATCGAGGCGCTGATGGAGGACCGCCGCATCCCGGAGCGGGTCCGGCACGCGCTGTCGGTGGAATCCGGCCTCTACGACGGCTTCGCGCTGGCGACGCTGCTGGCGGCGCTCGCGGTGGCTTCGGGCAGCGCCGACGACGAGAGCGCCTCGGCCTGGGTGTGGTTCGCGGTGCGCACCGAATTGCTGTCGGTGGTGGTGGGTGTGCTCGTCGGGTTGGCGGGCTCGTGGGTAATCGTGGCGTCGGTGCGGCGCGGTTGGATGAGCAACACCTGGGCGCAACTGGCGACGGTCGCGGTCGCGCTGCTGTGCTTCCAGGTGGGGGAGAGCCTGCACGCCAGCGGCTTCGTGGCGGCGTTCGTCGGCGGGCTGGCGTATGCGCTGGTGAGCCGGCGGGCGGGCGCGTCGGTGCCCACCCAGGTCACCGACGCCACCGCGAAACTGCTGGAGTTGCTGGTGTTCGCGCTGTTCGGCGCCTACCTGGTGGTGGCCGCCTGGCGGACGGCGACTTGGCAGGTGGTGCTGTTCGCGGCGCTGGCGTTGGTGGGCGTCCGCCTGGCCGCGACGACGGCGGCGCTGCTGCGCACCGACGTCCCGTGGCGCAGTCGGCTGTTCGTCGGGTGGTTCGGGCCGCGCGGCATCGGCAGCCTGGTGCTGGCGATGATCGTGCTCGGCCGCGGCGAACTCGAGCACAGCGACCTGCTGGTCCAGGTGGCGGTGGTCGCGGTGACGATCAGCCTGACGCTGGGCAGTCTGACCGTGCCGTGCGGGATCCGGCTGGTCTCGGTCGACCGACTTGTCCGGTCTCGGCCTTGACGCGCACTACGCATAGTAGATTTAACGTCCATGAGAAAGTCTGTGGTGGCGATGTTCGTGGGTGGCGCGGCAGCGGCGGCCGTGGCGGTGGCGCCGACGGCGCAGGCCGATCAGTTGGGCTATGTCATCAACGTGACGACCGGGCCCGGCTACAACTTCCCCAACGCGCAGGCCGCCCTGGACTACGGCTACATGCTGTGCGGCCGGATCGCCGCCGGCGACAGCTATCCGGCGATGGCCGAGCAGATCAAGCGGGACTTCGGCCCCGACGAGTACAAGGTGTCCTACCTGCTGAGCCAGTCCGCGCAGGAGCTGTGCCCGGCGCAGACCTGGCAGCTGCGCCAGTCGGTCGGCGACGGCTACCGCCCAGCGGGCTGATCCGCCTGCGCTGAGTCCCGGTCGCGGGCGCGGGTGCGCCACGGCCCGGGCAGGAACGCCACCGACACCGCCGAAATTACCGATACGGCAACCAGATACGCCGCGATCGAATCGCTGGTACCGGTGGCGGTGTACAGCGCCACCGCGATGGTGGGCGCGAACGCCGAACCCAACACCTGCGACAACGTGTAGCCGACGGACACCGCGCTGTAGCGCACGTCGGCGTCGAACACCAGGCTGAACAGTGACCCGGTGACGCCGGCGGCCGGCGCCATCGCCAGCCCGAACACCAGCACCAGGGCCGCCAGGAACAGCGCGGCGTTGCCGGTGTTGATCAGCGCGAAGGTCGGGAAGACCGCCGCGCCCATCGCCACCACTCCGCCGAAGAACACCGGCTTGCGACCCACCCGATCCGACAGCGCACCGAAGAGCGGATACGTCAGCACCGCGATCACGCCGGCCACGAACACGCCGAAAAGCGCCTCGGTGCGCCCGATCCCGGCGACGGTGGTTCCGTAGGAGACCAGATAGGCCACGCAGATGTAGGCGAAGACCCCCTGGGACAGGTAGGCGCCGGCGACCAGCAGGATCTGCCGCCAGTGTCTCCGGAACGCCTCGGCCACCGGGATCTTGACGGTGGCGGCGCGCTCGCGCACCGCGGCGAAGTCCGGGCTCTCGGCCAGCGACAGCCGGATCACCAGCCCGATGACGATCAGGACGGCGCTGGCCAGGAACGGAATTCGCCATCCCCAGGCCAGGAACTGCTCGTCGGGCAACTGCGCGACGGCGAAGAACGCCAGGGTGGCCAGCGCGGTCCCGGCCGGCGCACCCATCTGCGGGAACGCCCCGAAGAACCCCTTGCGTGCGGCCGGTGCGTGCTCGACCGCCATCAGGGTGGCCCCGCCCCACTCCCCGCCGACGGCGAAGCCCTGCAGCAACCGCAGCACCGTCAGCAGCAGCGGCGCGGCCAGCCCGATCTGGGCATAGGTGGGCAGCAGACCCATCGCGACGGTCGAGGCCCCCATGAGCAACAGCGAGTACACCAGCATCCGCTTGCGGCCCACCCGATCACCGAAGTGGCCGAAGACGATTCCGCCGAGGGGGCGCGCCACGAATCCCACCCCGAAGGTCGCGAACGACAGCAGCACCGCGACCGACGGGTCAGCCTCGGGGAAGAACAGCTTGGGGAACACCAGCGCGGCCGCGGTCCCGTAGATCAGGAAATCGTAGAACTCCACCGTCGTGCCGACGAAGCTCGCAATCGCGGCCCGCCACGGGGAAACCCTCGTCACCGTCATGATTTCGGCGTGATCACCATCGCCCAACGTGGAAGATCACGCCGAAATCGCTGACTGTCAGTCGCGGACCTTCGCCATGGCCAGCACGTCGAGACGACGGTCCAGCTCCTCCTCGGACAGCTTGTCGCCGATCAGGCCGCGGTCGATCACGGTCTGGCGGATCGTCTTCTTCTCGGCCAGCGCCTGCTTGGCGACCTTGGCGGCCTCCTCGTAGCCGATCGCGGAGTTCAGCGGCGTCACGATCGACGGCGAGGACTCGGCCAGGGTGCGCAGCCGCTCCTCGTCGGCCTCCAGCCCGTCGACACACTTGGCGGCGAACAACTCCGACGAGTTGGCCAGCAGCGTGAAGGACTCCAGCACGTTGCGGGCCATCATCGGGATGTAGACGTTGAGCTCGAAGGCGCCGTTGCCGCCGCCCCAGGTGACCGCGGCGTCGTTGCCGATCACCTGCGCGGCGACCTGGGTGATGGCCTCCGGGATCACCGGGTTGACCTTGCCGGGCATGATCGAGCTGCCGGGCTGCAGGTCGGGCAGGTGCAGCTCGCCCAGGCCGGTCAGCGGGCCCGACCCCATCCAGCGGATGTCGTTGGCGATCTTGGTCAGCGAGACCGCGATGGTCTTCAGGGCGCCGGAGGCCTCGACCAGTCCGTCGCGGGCGGCTTGGGCCTCGAAAGAGTCCACCGCCGGGCGCAATTCGTCGATGCCGGTCGACTTCTTGAGCACCTCGACCACCTTGGGGCCGAACCCGTCGGGTGCGTTGAGACCGGTGCCGACGGCGGTGCCGCCGATGGCCAGTTCGCCCAGGCGGGGCAGCGTGGCCTGCACCCGTTCGATGCCGGCCTGGATCTGCCGGGCGTAGCCGCCGAACTCCTGGCCGAGGGTCACCGGCACCGCGTCCATCAGGTGGGTGCGGCCGGACTTCACCGTGGTGCGCCACTGCTCGGCCTTGGCGGCCAGCGACCTGTGCAGCACCTCCAGCGCCGGAATCAGATGGCGCACAGCGGCTTCGGTGGCGGCGATGTGGGTGGCCGTCGGGAAGGTGTCGTTCGACGACTGCGACATGTTCACGTCGTCGTTGGGGTGAACCGTCACGCCGTTGGCGGCGGCGATCGAGGCGATGACCTCGTTGGTGTTCATGTTCGAGCTGGTACCCGAGCCGGTCTGGAACACGTCGATGGGGAACTGGTCGTCGTGCTTGCCGTCGGCGATCTCGGCGGCCGCGGCGATGATCGCGTCGGCCTTGGCGCCGTCGAGCAGCCCCAGGTCCTTGTTCACCTGCGCGCAGGCGCCCTTCAGCAGGCCCAGCGCGCGGATCTGGGTGCGCTCCAGGCCGCGGCCGGAGATCGGGAAGTTCTCCACGGCCCGCTGCGTCTGTGCCCGCCACAGGGCGTTCTTCGGCACCCGGACCTCGCCCATGGTGTCGTGTTCGATGCGGTACTCGACGGCGTCGCTGGTCATGCTGGCCCTTCGGTCGAAATGGATGGTTACGGAAGCGATCTACGGCAGCGGGTACGCCGCCGACTTGTCCCCGGTGAAGTTCACCGCGGAGTATTCGTTGAGCTTGGACAGCCGGTGGTAGGCCTCGATCATCCGCACGGTGCCGGACTTGGACCGCATCACGATCGAATGGGTGGTGCAGCCGCCGCCGAAGAACCGCACGCCCTTGAGGAGGTCGCCGTCGGTGACGCCGGTGGCGCAGAAGAACACGTTCTCCCCGGAGACCAGGTCCGTGGTGGTCAACACCCGGTCCAGGTCGTGCCCGCGGTCCAGCGCGCGCTGCCGCTCCTCGTCGTCGGTGGGGGCCAGGGTGGCCTGGATCTCGCCGCCCATACAGCGGATGGCCGCGGCGGTGATGATGCCCTCCGGGGTGCCGCCGATGCCGACCAGCAGGTCGGTGCCGGACTCGGGGCGGCAGGCCGAGATGGCGCCGGCCACGTCGCCGTCGGAGATCAGCCGGATGCGCGCGCCGGCCTCCCGCACGTCGGCCATCAGCTTGGCGTGCCGGGGCCGGTCCAGGATGCAGACGGTGATGTCGGAGACCGAGGCCTTGCGGACCTTGGCGATGCGCTGGATGTTGGCCGCGATCGGCGAGGTGATGTCGATGAACTCGGCGACGTCGGGGCCCGCGGCGATCTTGTTCATGTAGAACACCGCCGACGGGTCGAACATTGCGCCGCGCTCGGCCACGGCCAGCACGGAGATGGCGTTGGGCATGCCCTTGCTCATCAGCGTGGTGCCGTCGATCGGGTCGACGGCGAAGTCGCAGTCGGGGCCGTCGCCGTTGCCGACCTCTTCGCCGTTGTAGAGCATCGGGGCGTTGTCCTTCTCGCCCTCACCGATGACCACGACACCCCGCATGGACACGGAGTTGACCAGCTCACGCATGGCGTCGACGGCCGCGCCGTCACCGCCTTCCTTGTCGCCGCGGCCGACCCAGCGGCCGGCGGCCATGGCGCCGGCCTCGGTGACGCGGACCAACTCCAACGCCAGGTTGCGGTCGGGAGCCTCGCGGCGCTTGGGCTGGGCAGATTTCGCGGCACCGTCTGTCATGTGCGTGATTGTCCCAGAAGCGGCCCGACGATTGGGAGCTGGGATACTGGTGGCGTGAGTACCCCAGGACCAGAGCCGACCGAGGCCGCCGCTTCGGCGACCCCGCAGCCGCCGGCGTCCGGTGGACCAGCCGTTCCGCACCCGAAGGACCCCAAGCCCCGGGTGCTGCAGGACGGCCGGGACATGTTCTGGTCGATGGCGCCGCTGGTCATCGCCTGCATTGTGCTGGCGGGACTGCTCGGCATGTGCTCCTTCCAGGCCAAGGGCCCCACGATGGGCAACATCCCCAGCTACGACGCGGCCGGGGCGCTGCAGGCCGACGCCGAGACCATGAACTTCCCGGTGCGCCTGCCCGCCGTGCCCGAGGAC
This DNA window, taken from Mycolicibacterium sp. MU0050, encodes the following:
- a CDS encoding class II fumarate hydratase — translated: MTSDAVEYRIEHDTMGEVRVPKNALWRAQTQRAVENFPISGRGLERTQIRALGLLKGACAQVNKDLGLLDGAKADAIIAAAAEIADGKHDDQFPIDVFQTGSGTSSNMNTNEVIASIAAANGVTVHPNDDVNMSQSSNDTFPTATHIAATEAAVRHLIPALEVLHRSLAAKAEQWRTTVKSGRTHLMDAVPVTLGQEFGGYARQIQAGIERVQATLPRLGELAIGGTAVGTGLNAPDGFGPKVVEVLKKSTGIDELRPAVDSFEAQAARDGLVEASGALKTIAVSLTKIANDIRWMGSGPLTGLGELHLPDLQPGSSIMPGKVNPVIPEAITQVAAQVIGNDAAVTWGGGNGAFELNVYIPMMARNVLESFTLLANSSELFAAKCVDGLEADEERLRTLAESSPSIVTPLNSAIGYEEAAKVAKQALAEKKTIRQTVIDRGLIGDKLSEEELDRRLDVLAMAKVRD
- the glpX gene encoding class II fructose-bisphosphatase, with product MTDGAAKSAQPKRREAPDRNLALELVRVTEAGAMAAGRWVGRGDKEGGDGAAVDAMRELVNSVSMRGVVVIGEGEKDNAPMLYNGEEVGNGDGPDCDFAVDPIDGTTLMSKGMPNAISVLAVAERGAMFDPSAVFYMNKIAAGPDVAEFIDITSPIAANIQRIAKVRKASVSDITVCILDRPRHAKLMADVREAGARIRLISDGDVAGAISACRPESGTDLLVGIGGTPEGIITAAAIRCMGGEIQATLAPTDDEERQRALDRGHDLDRVLTTTDLVSGENVFFCATGVTDGDLLKGVRFFGGGCTTHSIVMRSKSGTVRMIEAYHRLSKLNEYSAVNFTGDKSAAYPLP